The Methanotorris formicicus Mc-S-70 genome has a segment encoding these proteins:
- a CDS encoding ATP-binding protein: MYKLVVFPEKCHGCGNCVVSCPVNAKDPNTWGGKGPETDELVIRVVDGLITIVNGDLCGGCGACVEVCPVDAIKLVVEKQ; the protein is encoded by the coding sequence ATGTATAAGTTGGTCGTATTTCCAGAGAAGTGCCATGGTTGTGGAAATTGCGTAGTATCATGCCCAGTGAATGCAAAAGATCCAAACACTTGGGGTGGAAAAGGTCCAGAAACAGATGAACTCGTCATAAGAGTTGTGGATGGCCTAATAACCATAGTAAATGGTGATTTATGCGGTGGATGTGGTGCATGTGTTGAAGTTTGTCCAGTTGATGCGATAAAGTTGGTTGTTGAGAAACAATAG